Within Spinacia oleracea cultivar Varoflay chromosome 4, BTI_SOV_V1, whole genome shotgun sequence, the genomic segment GTTTCTGCCCATAAATAACACTTACAATTACAAGTAACAACAAAGAAATCCACGAGTCATTGCAAAGTGAAGCAAATAACCAACAAAATATGTACCACCAAcatgaaaacaaaaattatgaGAAATTCATACCAGATTAACCTACCAAAAACAGATAATTACATAGGACAAATGACCAAAATATAAATATCATAACCGCAACTTGCAAAaaattatacatgataaattctgtAAAGTTTAATAACCGTCAAACAATAAGAAACTAATTACCAGAAATATGTGCATGCCATAAGcttaaaaattaaagaaaatatggCATTGATCATCGAGGCAAAGCATCTAATACAATGAATCTTAAACCAACTAGTACAGAGAATTGAAAATCATACCTCTTTGTAAATAGGAGGAGGTTTGTCAGCCATTCGAGTCGGACGACGCACGATTTTGACACCATATCTGCCCAAtctctccttcttcttcaatGAACATAGAGTAGTTacatgaaaattgaaaatttagagGAAAATGTTTATTAGACTTTTaatgtttctaaaactcatttaaataaataaatattattatataCTGCTCAAAAGGTTAAAAAAAAAGCTTTTAAAAGAAAACTCCAACTCAGCAATCTAACTGACATGAACTGCAAATTCAGCTAGAAAACATAAGAAAAAATTCAGTTAGGAAACATCAGTTCTCACATGTAGTCGTATGCATTACATGGAAAACTTCTCCAACAAAAATATAGGTAGTGGATGACTTTCCCGCCATATAGACTTTCAAGGCATAAAGTTCCGACTATCGATTAATATTAAGCAGGTTAACATAAAgttatggtttttccacataGGCACATACAAGATCAGTGGGCATCTAATTTCATCTATATGGACCCATGTATTGTCTACATTCTTGTATTGCTTCAAACATGCATTAGTATCATTGAAAATTCGCAAACCCAGGTGAAGGTAAGTACACAGTTCATGCGAACAAAAGGGTCAACAATAATAAGAAGAGGTCTTCATTATTGTGAAGGGATTACTAAATAACCagcttaaaaaatatatttatcatTAGTTTTTAATAGATGATACCTTTATTGAATTCTACAAGCATATGTAACATAAGTTTTGCTGATGTACCTTTATAGAATTCAAGAAGCAAGTCCAAGCAATCAACAGCGCCGGCAACAATCGCAGAATCTGTACCTCCAGCAGTACCTTCTTTCGTAACCTCATAGATCATTGGAAAGCCTTCTCGTAGACCGACTAGTGCTCTTTCAAGAGCTTGCAAAACAGGTGATAGTAGTGGTTCTGATGATTTCTCAATGAGAGATTTGAAAGATATCCTTAACCTTGTCTTGAGATAGTCTAAGCAATAGAAAGGGTCACGGCCAGTTGTTTCATAATCTCGTCCTTCAGTACATATCTTGGCAATTGATCCAATATGAGAAGCCAGCCTAGATCCTTTTCCTTGTAAAGAAATACATTTTCCTATAGCTTTCATGTGCAACTCTACCAGTTTGGTGTAGGTATTTCTAGCTGCGACAGAACTAGTTGATGCAAATAAACTCCCCATTGCCTCCAGAAATTTAACAGAACCATCCAACCAAACAAAAGAAGATGAACTCGGAAAGTCGAGCATTTCAGAAAATTTCTTCAACAATACTTCAGAGCAGCCAAgaaatttttgaattaaaattgatGCCAAGGAAGAACAATCAATCAGTACACTTAGCCTCAAGATTGCTGAAGAAACAATAAATAAACCTCTCAAGAAAAATGATGCTTCTTGATTTTGACCATTTAAGAAAGTTTCTACGAGTATACAAGGCAACAAAGCAAGTAGCTGAAGATACAAAGCCACAAAGGTCTACAAATCAACTATAGAGAAGTATAAGAATAATTTATTGAAGTATTGAACTACTGATATATTAACATTTAACACACATTTCCAACCAACTAGCTAAAGATTTtaaacagaaaataaaataaataaaataaaaggtggGCACTCTTGCCAGAGTTAGATGATTTGCTTTAGATTGTTTCCAGATCTCAACAGACTAGCTAGAGCCTGGAAGTACAAACTACTACATCACCATGCAAGTCATCAAGATCCAAATAAGAAACTAACTAACTGGACAAGGGTGATCACTCTTAGCAGCACATATGCAACGGCAGCACAACACACGCCTTCCCTGACTACTACATTCCGCACCCAACTACAGGCACCATTGCAAAAGCAACTAAAACATAGCTTCCCTGACTACTACATTCCGCACCCCACTACAATCACCAACTCACCATTGCAAAAACAGCTAAAACACGGCTCCCCTGACGACTACATACTACATTCAGCACCCCACTACAATCACCCTTGCAAAAACAACTAAAACACGACTTTACAAACTAATATTTGATTATTTGTGCAATTACAGCACTGTTCTTCGAGTATGgacaaacaaaaacaataataaacatatttagaaagagaaataaaaaaaaaatggtaaaagTGATAAACCTGAGCCATATTTGTGTAAACCCAATACCCTTAATTGCATCCGCTCAGAAACAGGTAAACCAAAGAAAGCTTAAACGGATTCGTAACAAGCTAAGCTTAGACAGATTTCCAGTTATAATTAATTCGTCATTTCCTTATAAATTTGTCATTACAGTAACAAGCTTATTATAAGaaacaaataattaaatttaaattacaaaCCTATATGAGATAAGGAGGAGCGACGCCTTTGTGTTGCGGCGGCGGAAGAAAGAGGACGTATTCTGCGGTG encodes:
- the LOC110775628 gene encoding uncharacterized protein isoform X1, with amino-acid sequence MLDFPSSSSFVWLDGSVKFLEAMGSLFASTSSVAARNTYTKLVELHMKAIGKCISLQGKGSRLASHIGSIAKICTEGRDYETTGRDPFYCLDYLKTRLRISFKSLIEKSSEPLLSPVLQALERALVGLREGFPMIYEVTKEGTAGGTDSAIVAGAVDCLDLLLEFYKEEGEIGQIWCQNRASSDSNG
- the LOC110775628 gene encoding uncharacterized protein isoform X2; the encoded protein is MLDFPSSSSFVWLDGSVKFLEAMGSLFASTSSVAARNTYTKLVELHMKAIGKCISLQGKGSRLASHIGSIAKICTEGRDYETTGRDPFYCLDYLKTRLRISFKSLIEKSSEPLLSPVLQALERALVGLREGFPMIYEVTKEGTAGGTDSAIVAGAVDCLDLLLEFYKEGEIGQIWCQNRASSDSNG